Proteins encoded within one genomic window of Humulus lupulus chromosome 1, drHumLupu1.1, whole genome shotgun sequence:
- the LOC133790549 gene encoding uncharacterized protein LOC133790549: protein MDMRKENVSKKRKLSHVVAENYNNNNNDDDDGNEEEQKIEKFYALIRSMREARDRLIKGPTSSDDQATRTDHHLLQAENMKPNSQSWKPSFEREDFIPSNANNDREVLTSNFKVPKAKRSSLTTTFLGTSSSSTAKICSRDSAPDHDLHHQNQVRHTNNVQNQVRHTNNVSSKGPLDLSLSL, encoded by the coding sequence ATGGATATGAGAAAGGAAAACGTCAGTAAGAAGAGGAAGCTCAGCCATGTAGTAGCAGAGaactacaacaacaacaacaacgatGATGATGACGGCAACGAAGAAGAACAGAAAATAGAGAAGTTTTATGCTCTCATCAGAAGCATGAGAGAGGCTCGTGACCGTTTGATCAAGGGACCCACCTCATCAGACGATCAAGCAACACGTACTGATCATCATCTTCTTCAGGCAGAGAATATGAAGCCTAATTCTCAATCTTGGAAGCCTTCGTTTGAACGTGAAGACTTCATACCTAGTAATGCTAATAATGACCGAGAGGTTCTTACGTCTAATTTCAAGGTCCCTAAGGCTAAGCGAAGTTCCCTCACTACTACTTTTCTTGGAACTTCTTCTTCGTCTACTGCCAAAATTTGCAGCCGTGATTCTGCACCTGATCATGATCTTCATCATCAAAACCAAGTTCGTCACACAAACAATGTTCAAAACCAAGTTCGTCACACAAACAATGTTAGTTCCAAAGGGCCCTTAGATCTTAGCCTTTCTTTATAg